Proteins found in one Leptospira ellinghausenii genomic segment:
- a CDS encoding deoxyribodipyrimidine photolyase, producing MNSERIRICNDKPIRNQKTYVLYWMQAYRRFDANHAFEHAIKLAREINKELIVYEGLRMDYPWNSERIHKFILEGMFENQTRADELGINYWPFVETPQNLGKGLLKEICEDACVIVTDDFPCFIIPDQTASLAEKIDCQLLSVDSNSIIPFSRFQKPASAARILRLWIHKELNSNFPTPSKPIWKKEELTSITGKTKPNQKIGLPKSIDSILKTISFQNQVSPVKDVKGGRKEALRLLDEFIKKKLDLYLTKRSEPNRPEQTATSGLSPYLHFGWIGLEEIFYAVLKHSSNGKWNPERLSHTKPGDRENFYSPSIATNHFLDELVTWRDIGYLFFWKDKPKNITLDHLPDWVKENFKRHKKDHREYIYTLEQFESANTHDEIWNAAQTELVQTGRMHNYMRMLWGKKVIEWSKTYEEAFTTLEHLNNKYAFDGRNPNSYTGILWCFGLFDRPWFPERNVFGNVRFMSSDSTKKKFKLNSYMEYIGELSGKSNSLFP from the coding sequence GTGAATTCTGAACGTATCCGTATCTGTAACGACAAACCGATTCGTAACCAAAAAACCTATGTCCTCTATTGGATGCAAGCCTACAGACGATTTGATGCCAACCATGCCTTCGAACATGCAATAAAACTCGCTCGTGAAATCAATAAAGAACTCATTGTATACGAAGGCCTTCGTATGGATTATCCATGGAATTCAGAACGAATTCACAAATTCATCTTGGAAGGTATGTTTGAAAACCAAACAAGAGCAGACGAACTAGGCATCAATTATTGGCCTTTTGTCGAAACTCCACAAAATTTAGGAAAAGGTTTACTCAAGGAGATTTGCGAGGACGCATGTGTGATTGTCACTGATGACTTTCCTTGTTTTATCATTCCGGATCAAACAGCAAGCCTGGCAGAAAAGATAGACTGTCAACTACTTTCGGTTGATAGTAATTCAATTATTCCCTTCTCTCGGTTTCAAAAACCTGCAAGTGCAGCCAGAATCCTTCGTTTATGGATCCATAAAGAACTGAACTCAAATTTTCCTACTCCTAGTAAACCCATTTGGAAAAAGGAAGAACTAACAAGTATCACTGGGAAAACAAAACCAAATCAAAAAATTGGACTTCCAAAATCAATTGATTCTATCTTAAAAACAATCTCCTTTCAAAACCAAGTTTCTCCCGTAAAAGATGTGAAAGGTGGTCGGAAAGAAGCCTTGCGATTGTTAGATGAGTTTATCAAAAAAAAATTGGATTTGTATCTTACGAAACGATCGGAACCAAATCGACCAGAACAAACTGCAACCAGTGGGCTCTCCCCTTATTTACACTTTGGTTGGATTGGTCTGGAAGAAATTTTTTATGCAGTGTTAAAACATAGTTCCAATGGAAAATGGAACCCTGAACGTTTGAGTCATACAAAACCAGGTGATAGGGAAAATTTTTATTCTCCATCCATTGCCACCAATCATTTTTTAGATGAACTGGTCACTTGGCGTGACATAGGATATCTTTTCTTTTGGAAAGACAAACCTAAAAACATTACACTCGATCATTTACCAGATTGGGTGAAAGAAAATTTTAAAAGACACAAAAAAGATCACAGGGAATATATTTATACCTTAGAACAATTTGAATCCGCGAATACCCATGATGAAATTTGGAATGCTGCACAAACTGAACTGGTCCAAACTGGTAGAATGCACAACTATATGCGAATGTTATGGGGGAAAAAAGTCATTGAATGGTCAAAGACCTACGAAGAAGCCTTTACGACCTTAGAACATCTAAATAATAAATATGCTTTTGACGGAAGGAATCCAAATTCATACACAGGAATTTTATGGTGTTTTGGACTTTTTGATAGACCATGGTTTCCCGAACGAAATGTATTTGGAAATGTACGTTTTATGTCTTCCGATTCAACAAAAAAGAAGTTTAAATTGAATTCCTATATGGAGTATATTGGTGAACTGAGTGGAAAATCCAACTCACTCTTCCCATGA
- a CDS encoding ATP-dependent Clp protease adaptor ClpS has translation MTEPIQPIFEEETNLKSESVYDYFVILFNDSIHEFSYVEDCLMKICFKTKRDAKKIAMEAHSKGKAICFQGSMEECETVAENMTTANLTVSYGV, from the coding sequence ATGACAGAACCGATCCAACCGATATTTGAAGAGGAAACCAATTTAAAAAGCGAATCGGTTTACGATTATTTTGTCATTTTATTCAATGATTCCATCCATGAGTTTTCGTACGTTGAAGACTGTTTGATGAAGATATGTTTCAAAACAAAACGAGATGCCAAAAAAATTGCAATGGAAGCTCATTCAAAAGGCAAAGCCATCTGTTTCCAGGGGAGTATGGAAGAATGTGAAACAGTTGCTGAAAATATGACAACCGCGAATCTCACTGTGAGTTATGGAGTATGA
- a CDS encoding DNA alkylation repair protein — translation MKETKEFFLEELNKHKDLNKAKFFPRFFKTGPGEYGEGDQFLGITVPKQRLVAKKFAPKLSLDDLQSLIVSPYHEVRLTTLLVLIQKYQTKKITEIEREKIVQFYLKNTKYINNWDLVDVSADKIIGDYYFDKNNVIIQKLKNSKDLWENRIAILSTFHWIRKGRFEETLSLCEYFLNHNHDLIHKATGWMLREIGKRDIQTLRMFLKNHATKMPRTMLRYAIEKLTTSERKKWLELKKDN, via the coding sequence ATGAAAGAGACAAAAGAATTTTTTTTAGAGGAATTAAACAAACATAAAGATTTAAATAAGGCAAAATTTTTCCCTCGTTTTTTTAAGACAGGACCTGGAGAATATGGCGAAGGTGACCAATTCCTTGGTATCACCGTACCCAAACAAAGATTAGTCGCCAAAAAGTTTGCACCAAAACTGAGTCTAGATGATTTACAATCATTGATTGTTTCCCCTTACCACGAAGTCCGTCTCACAACCCTTCTCGTCCTCATACAAAAATACCAAACCAAAAAGATAACAGAAATAGAAAGAGAAAAAATTGTCCAATTTTATCTAAAAAACACAAAGTACATCAATAACTGGGATTTGGTGGATGTAAGTGCAGATAAAATCATAGGTGATTATTATTTTGATAAAAATAATGTTATCATTCAAAAACTAAAGAACTCAAAAGATTTATGGGAAAATCGTATCGCAATACTAAGTACATTCCATTGGATCAGAAAAGGTAGATTTGAAGAAACTTTATCGTTATGTGAATATTTTTTAAATCACAATCATGATCTGATTCATAAAGCAACAGGATGGATGTTACGTGAAATTGGTAAACGAGACATCCAAACTCTTCGGATGTTTCTCAAAAATCATGCAACAAAAATGCCTCGTACGATGTTACGTTATGCAATCGAAAAACTAACCACTTCAGAAAGGAAAAAGTGGTTAGAATTAAAAAAAGATAACTAA
- a CDS encoding adenylate/guanylate cyclase domain-containing protein, whose product MVFSKRLFSTFVLPFILLFSFSQVSAQVLLTNQILDLRSESSFGKEIHKWSFKPGDSPRVTENTEDDFYLDEDEGEIKAHVFSYAQPNLDESVRTGWISGFQIQTGWDKVTDGDGELYFPSFFDYMEKYKGYGWYRTEITITSSDIQNKFKSRNLSLRLGQISQADAVYWNGKYIGGTGLLLDTDTNVQLEDKSLYSDKIRFYRIPFHLLKIDEPNVLAVRVYAKYPLSPGLSHDKFYISSYKYSERAEYWNDFKKIFVIVLTILLGCFYLYWQFLFRNEENATIYFSLGSIFMALNTLFQSQIIYSILSDGFWIKKLEYVTWVGLVHFLFNFIVRFAHVRSGWIKLTNRYIDGAGIVSAIVVLLSPNLLFLSKYFFYWSFFTILLGGALFYILFLGRKIPSMGTVSFGFFAFIMLMLNDIFVEMQWEWFPSHTYVKDYAFAAFTISVALSIVKNMIDSRKMVEKQKEEKERLSRYFSPAVMETIVADNIKLGGEEKDIATLFSDIVGFTTFAEKNPPGVVLSHLNTIFESLSDLIFHYSATLDKFIGDAIMAFWGAPKQTDLDAYHAIACAVDMQKKMVEINEQLGLEPGTFRLRIGVNFGEAIVGNIGSVKRMDYTVIGDAVNTAARLESHGIPGKVAVSEAAFLAAGGEKYIEYEDTKELNLKGKSEPVKVYFVTKVLPRD is encoded by the coding sequence ATGGTTTTTTCGAAAAGACTCTTTTCCACGTTTGTTCTTCCTTTCATTCTTCTTTTTTCCTTTTCGCAAGTTTCGGCACAAGTATTACTCACGAATCAAATCTTAGATTTAAGATCTGAATCTTCCTTCGGAAAGGAAATTCATAAATGGAGTTTTAAACCTGGTGATTCACCTCGAGTGACGGAAAACACAGAGGATGATTTTTATCTGGATGAAGACGAAGGAGAAATCAAAGCACATGTTTTTTCTTATGCACAACCAAACTTAGATGAATCAGTTCGGACAGGATGGATTTCTGGTTTTCAAATCCAAACTGGTTGGGACAAGGTGACCGATGGTGATGGCGAATTGTATTTCCCTAGTTTTTTTGATTATATGGAGAAATACAAAGGTTATGGTTGGTATCGGACTGAGATCACAATCACGAGTAGTGACATTCAAAATAAATTCAAATCAAGAAATTTAAGCTTAAGGCTTGGTCAAATTAGCCAAGCAGATGCAGTGTATTGGAATGGTAAGTATATCGGTGGTACCGGATTACTTCTCGATACTGATACAAATGTCCAATTAGAAGATAAATCTCTTTATAGTGATAAAATTAGATTTTATCGAATTCCATTCCATTTATTAAAAATTGATGAACCGAACGTACTTGCTGTCAGAGTGTATGCGAAATACCCATTGAGTCCTGGTCTATCACATGATAAATTTTATATTTCCTCATACAAATATTCAGAACGAGCTGAGTATTGGAATGATTTTAAGAAAATTTTTGTCATCGTATTGACCATTTTACTTGGATGTTTTTATTTATATTGGCAGTTTTTATTTCGAAATGAAGAAAATGCAACCATATACTTCTCGTTAGGTTCAATATTTATGGCACTGAATACATTGTTCCAGAGCCAAATCATCTATTCAATATTGAGTGATGGTTTTTGGATTAAAAAATTGGAGTATGTAACATGGGTTGGTCTGGTTCATTTTTTATTTAACTTTATCGTACGTTTTGCACATGTTCGGAGTGGTTGGATTAAGTTGACCAATAGATACATTGATGGTGCTGGAATTGTATCAGCAATTGTAGTTTTATTATCACCGAATTTACTCTTTTTATCTAAATACTTTTTTTATTGGAGTTTTTTTACAATCCTTCTTGGAGGAGCATTGTTTTATATTCTTTTCCTCGGGAGAAAAATTCCTTCGATGGGAACTGTATCATTCGGTTTTTTTGCATTCATAATGCTCATGTTAAATGATATTTTTGTGGAAATGCAATGGGAATGGTTTCCAAGCCATACATATGTGAAAGATTATGCCTTTGCTGCCTTCACAATCTCAGTCGCATTGTCCATTGTGAAAAACATGATTGATTCACGTAAGATGGTGGAAAAACAAAAAGAAGAAAAAGAAAGATTATCCCGTTATTTTTCACCTGCAGTTATGGAGACAATTGTTGCTGATAACATTAAGTTAGGTGGTGAAGAGAAAGACATTGCAACTTTGTTTTCAGATATCGTTGGTTTTACAACATTTGCTGAAAAAAATCCTCCAGGAGTAGTTTTAAGTCACTTAAATACAATTTTTGAATCCTTATCGGATTTGATATTTCATTACTCTGCGACTTTAGACAAATTCATTGGTGATGCCATTATGGCATTTTGGGGAGCACCAAAACAAACAGACCTAGATGCCTATCATGCGATTGCTTGCGCAGTGGACATGCAAAAGAAAATGGTTGAGATCAATGAACAATTAGGTTTAGAACCAGGAACCTTCCGATTACGTATCGGTGTTAATTTTGGGGAAGCGATAGTCGGTAACATTGGATCAGTCAAAAGAATGGATTACACTGTCATTGGTGATGCAGTGAATACGGCCGCGAGACTGGAAAGTCATGGAATACCAGGAAAAGTCGCCGTATCGGAAGCTGCCTTCCTCGCTGCTGGCGGCGAAAAATACATCGAATATGAAGATACCAAAGAGTTAAACTTAAAAGGTAAATCAGAACCTGTAAAAGTTTACTTTGTCACCAAGGTTCTTCCCAGAGATTAG
- a CDS encoding class I SAM-dependent RNA methyltransferase — translation MDKVKVEGLNSDFSGIVTAPNGKKVDIFFVHPGDELVVEYVKRRPRQRSLKIHEIIRNHNWDLVKCDVFGNCGGCTGQHILYETQLELKFQPILQLFQKDLGISLKPVSQTETYSYRSRMDFSVFPGPIIGQRQRGNFRKVVPIKHCSIQSAWANQALQDVQSVLDQMPEVIWDRKSEAGGLKYLTIRKAQNTEDGILIFTFTEGYEADPKMESFRNLCLSQLLQPSLLFCYNRPKSEVSAVGRPEILRGKDSFTESVLGHRFEVPFDSFFQPNPNGFLPILNFIKERMTKDQTTLIDLFCGNGFFSLLYGENFEHVDGYELTESSIETASQLFQDVYPNKSHSFQVANLFISTDGLKKQENASLILDPPRAGAGKLVNHWIRDFGPEFVFYVSCNPYSQKEDVTLFLSAYDYVDGILIDPYPHTPHTESVLFFRRKHQ, via the coding sequence TTGGACAAAGTCAAAGTAGAAGGACTCAATTCCGACTTTTCGGGAATCGTTACTGCACCTAACGGAAAAAAGGTGGACATATTTTTTGTCCATCCAGGTGACGAACTTGTAGTCGAATATGTCAAACGACGACCTCGCCAGAGATCCTTAAAAATCCATGAAATCATCCGTAACCACAACTGGGATTTGGTGAAATGTGATGTGTTTGGCAATTGTGGTGGTTGTACTGGCCAACACATTCTATACGAAACCCAATTGGAGTTAAAATTCCAGCCAATCTTACAATTATTCCAAAAAGATTTAGGAATTTCCTTAAAGCCAGTCTCGCAAACAGAAACGTATTCCTACCGCTCGCGAATGGATTTTTCTGTTTTTCCAGGCCCTATCATTGGCCAAAGGCAACGTGGAAATTTTAGGAAAGTTGTGCCCATCAAACATTGCTCCATCCAATCAGCATGGGCGAACCAAGCTTTACAGGATGTACAATCCGTTCTCGATCAAATGCCAGAAGTCATATGGGACAGAAAATCAGAAGCGGGAGGACTAAAATACCTAACGATTCGTAAGGCACAAAATACCGAGGATGGAATCCTAATTTTTACATTCACTGAAGGGTATGAAGCAGATCCCAAAATGGAATCCTTTCGAAATTTATGCCTTTCCCAATTGTTACAACCTTCTTTGCTTTTTTGTTACAACCGTCCCAAATCAGAAGTTTCGGCAGTAGGCCGACCTGAAATTTTACGAGGAAAAGATAGTTTTACAGAATCCGTCCTTGGCCATCGGTTTGAAGTGCCATTTGATTCTTTTTTCCAACCTAACCCAAATGGATTTTTACCCATCTTAAATTTCATTAAGGAACGGATGACAAAGGATCAAACTACTTTAATTGATTTGTTTTGTGGAAATGGATTCTTTTCTTTGTTATACGGTGAAAATTTCGAACATGTTGATGGTTACGAACTCACAGAATCTTCTATCGAAACTGCTTCTCAATTATTCCAAGATGTCTATCCTAACAAATCACATTCCTTTCAAGTAGCCAATTTATTTATTTCTACAGACGGACTCAAAAAACAAGAAAATGCAAGTTTGATTTTAGACCCTCCAAGAGCCGGTGCAGGAAAACTCGTGAACCATTGGATCCGGGACTTCGGACCTGAATTTGTATTCTATGTCTCTTGTAATCCTTATTCACAAAAAGAAGATGTGACTTTATTTTTGTCGGCTTATGACTATGTTGATGGTATTTTGATCGATCCTTATCCACACACACCTCATACGGAATCCGTCCTTTTCTTTCGTAGAAAACATCAATAA
- a CDS encoding SpoIID/LytB domain-containing protein has translation MKQRTAILFFCIVILGQIGCASVMVTNWAPDESNFKSRPVRVLLGYASDEEIFKSSGEIIVKDANDLTIKKAYDFLSLNPTAIKAPISIQSNSEWIDYKGVSYRGSILVKPIDGKVLIINIVPVELYLLSVVPSEVSASWPKEALKAQAICARTYVVKEMLNRRKQEYDVDTSTNTQVYKGKNKEHKNTTEAVFETEGLILIHKGQPIQSFFHSNAGGYTEDPANVWGNSVEYLKPVPSEYDKDGDQYSWEEKWKTDYVNNSLRDLGVGDIQDIIVANRFPTSRVNELEIIGTSGTKRIKATEFRKKIGATKLKSTRFGIRKEESGDFYVKGLGSGHGVGMSQWGSFAMAKSQFNHKEILQHYFKGIEFARIVAR, from the coding sequence ATGAAACAACGGACAGCGATTTTATTTTTTTGCATCGTCATTTTAGGACAAATCGGATGTGCGAGTGTTATGGTAACGAACTGGGCCCCAGATGAATCCAATTTTAAATCGCGACCAGTAAGAGTACTTCTTGGTTATGCGAGTGATGAAGAAATTTTTAAATCCTCAGGTGAAATCATAGTTAAAGATGCAAACGATCTTACCATCAAAAAAGCATATGATTTTTTATCCTTAAATCCAACAGCGATCAAAGCACCTATATCCATTCAAAGTAATTCTGAGTGGATTGATTACAAAGGTGTGAGTTACCGTGGCAGTATTTTAGTAAAGCCTATTGATGGAAAAGTTCTCATTATCAATATCGTTCCCGTTGAATTATACTTACTATCGGTTGTACCATCTGAAGTGAGTGCTTCTTGGCCTAAAGAAGCACTAAAAGCACAAGCGATTTGTGCACGAACTTATGTTGTGAAAGAAATGTTAAATCGAAGAAAACAAGAGTATGATGTGGACACATCAACAAATACTCAAGTTTACAAAGGCAAAAACAAAGAACATAAAAATACAACCGAAGCTGTATTTGAAACGGAGGGCCTGATCCTCATTCACAAAGGCCAACCAATCCAAAGTTTTTTCCATTCGAATGCTGGCGGTTACACGGAAGATCCCGCAAATGTTTGGGGGAATTCTGTTGAATATTTAAAACCAGTTCCTTCTGAATATGATAAGGATGGAGATCAATATTCTTGGGAAGAAAAATGGAAAACCGATTATGTTAATAACAGCTTACGTGACTTAGGTGTTGGTGATATCCAAGATATCATCGTTGCCAATCGATTTCCAACTTCTCGTGTGAATGAATTAGAAATTATAGGAACATCTGGAACCAAAAGAATCAAGGCTACTGAATTTCGAAAAAAAATCGGCGCCACAAAACTAAAATCCACTCGGTTTGGAATTCGAAAAGAAGAGTCTGGTGATTTTTATGTGAAAGGTTTAGGTTCTGGTCATGGTGTGGGAATGTCACAATGGGGAAGTTTTGCAATGGCAAAAAGTCAATTCAACCACAAAGAAATTTTACAACACTATTTCAAAGGAATTGAATTCGCAAGAATCGTAGCCAGATAA
- a CDS encoding HDOD domain-containing protein, translating to MATLEEYLSQIKDLTIVPPVLLSVLSLEDDNELSFGELEKKVQSDQVLVARLLKLANSPFFSRGNPVANMKQVITRLGFKTVRSMVAMSMTDSLFSQGNYKKFRDEVWDHSVAKGIFAQILCEEKKFKKEAELAITCGLMQDLGRIVLNTIDRKKYVEVLTEFQTSDVNLITLEKKAYGVDSYEMGSAAAKLWKMPSIIISSIEDLAKPIKEQTSLGQIIGFAGVIAKLTGHGKQEPETIQKFEEYRSVLGLEIEDMKVYVTTKDEKLKTNELYQFCSTL from the coding sequence ATGGCAACACTGGAAGAATACTTATCCCAAATCAAAGATCTGACGATTGTTCCGCCGGTCTTACTTTCCGTACTTTCCCTAGAAGATGATAACGAACTTTCTTTTGGTGAGTTAGAGAAAAAAGTCCAATCTGACCAGGTCCTTGTCGCAAGACTTTTAAAATTAGCCAATTCTCCTTTTTTTTCCCGAGGAAATCCTGTTGCCAACATGAAGCAGGTCATCACTCGTCTCGGTTTTAAAACCGTTCGCAGTATGGTGGCAATGTCGATGACGGATTCTCTTTTTAGCCAAGGGAATTATAAAAAATTCCGGGATGAAGTTTGGGATCATTCTGTTGCGAAAGGAATTTTTGCCCAAATCCTCTGTGAAGAAAAAAAATTCAAAAAAGAAGCCGAACTTGCCATCACTTGTGGACTCATGCAGGATTTAGGTCGTATCGTTTTGAATACTATAGATCGCAAAAAATATGTAGAAGTGTTAACAGAATTCCAAACATCAGATGTAAACCTCATAACGTTGGAAAAAAAAGCGTATGGTGTGGACTCGTATGAAATGGGAAGTGCAGCAGCTAAACTATGGAAAATGCCTTCGATTATTATTTCTTCAATTGAAGATTTAGCAAAACCAATTAAAGAACAAACTTCCCTTGGACAAATCATTGGTTTTGCTGGTGTGATTGCCAAACTAACTGGCCATGGAAAACAAGAACCAGAAACAATACAAAAATTTGAAGAATACCGAAGTGTTTTGGGATTAGAAATTGAAGATATGAAAGTGTATGTAACAACCAAGGATGAAAAACTGAAAACAAACGAATTGTATCAGTTTTGTAGCACCCTGTAG
- a CDS encoding adenylate/guanylate cyclase domain-containing protein has product MELEKEEIVRVLVLEPQKKSYDTISQLLLEWFGEYIDLTWRSIFENGAEEIKKVQYDLLITEIQFPELEESSESILEKIMDMAGPSELPVVVFTKAEGKQLPIHAFQLGINEYFSKRRLKKNILEHRFRNLFREIYRKKVVSIQMDDSLKRFQDLYGMNQSEIQDLNTMVKKFKKELEKEYEEKLNLEFEKKKMQNVFGMYVDPIIVESLMNNTLSLDQKGKEQEVSVLFSDIRGYTSLSEKMKPEHVISFLNEYFTAMTEVILGYGGMIDKYIGDSIMCLFGAPVFQEDHRQNALDCALEMLQVFELWQPKWNQIYGFTPQIGIGVASGNVIVGNVGSFQKLSYTAVGDTVNMASRLESMAKPMHVYVSEGLYNHLPEEYSKKYRYEELEPVKIKGKEGLHRILSVKPN; this is encoded by the coding sequence GTGGAATTAGAAAAAGAAGAAATTGTCAGAGTGTTGGTTTTAGAACCACAGAAAAAATCGTACGATACCATTTCCCAATTACTCTTAGAATGGTTTGGTGAATACATTGATTTGACATGGCGTTCTATTTTTGAGAATGGAGCCGAGGAAATTAAAAAAGTCCAGTATGACCTTCTCATCACTGAAATTCAATTCCCAGAATTAGAGGAATCTTCTGAATCTATCTTAGAAAAAATAATGGATATGGCCGGTCCTTCCGAACTTCCAGTGGTTGTGTTTACCAAGGCAGAGGGGAAACAACTACCAATCCATGCGTTTCAATTAGGTATCAATGAATACTTCAGCAAACGTAGGTTAAAGAAAAATATTTTAGAACATCGCTTCCGGAATTTGTTCCGGGAAATTTATCGTAAAAAAGTAGTATCCATCCAAATGGATGATAGTTTGAAACGTTTCCAAGATCTTTACGGGATGAACCAATCAGAAATTCAAGATTTGAATACGATGGTTAAAAAGTTTAAAAAGGAACTTGAGAAAGAATATGAAGAAAAGTTAAACTTAGAGTTTGAAAAAAAGAAAATGCAAAACGTATTTGGGATGTACGTTGACCCTATCATTGTTGAAAGTTTAATGAATAATACATTATCATTAGATCAAAAAGGGAAGGAACAAGAAGTATCAGTTTTATTTTCAGATATTCGTGGTTATACATCCTTATCTGAAAAAATGAAACCCGAACATGTAATTTCCTTTTTGAATGAATATTTTACTGCTATGACGGAAGTGATTTTGGGTTATGGTGGTATGATCGATAAATACATAGGTGATTCCATCATGTGTTTGTTTGGCGCACCAGTTTTTCAAGAAGACCATAGACAAAATGCTCTCGATTGTGCTTTAGAAATGTTGCAAGTATTCGAATTATGGCAACCAAAATGGAATCAAATTTATGGATTCACTCCGCAGATTGGAATCGGTGTGGCATCAGGGAATGTGATTGTAGGGAACGTGGGTTCGTTTCAAAAACTTTCATACACAGCAGTAGGGGATACTGTGAACATGGCTAGTCGATTGGAATCCATGGCTAAGCCAATGCATGTCTATGTTTCGGAAGGTTTATATAACCATCTACCGGAAGAGTATTCTAAAAAATACCGATATGAAGAATTGGAACCAGTCAAAATTAAAGGAAAAGAAGGTTTACACAGAATATTAAGTGTAAAACCAAATTAA
- a CDS encoding 4Fe-4S dicluster domain-containing protein, whose amino-acid sequence MSFLFELKNFFTKKNVLDFEKTSYVHPNQRGIPIPTKAMENGCGNCKECETLCPTKVIQRKGDDLLTMDYGKCLQCGLCVEICPDGKLRNSGFIYTFVLHREEFYITYKNGKLERPNQSKFTLTENQERFRHLTQKRGFLYREVAAGGNNTVESELNASYNSVFDSEREGIRCVASPKHADAIVFSGPVSENMVVPLQTAWDVISEPKALIACGTEAVSGGLFPQGKLPKEPDLYISGDPPRPDVILQAFRLLLGRFSFQFQEALHKFLESEK is encoded by the coding sequence ATGAGTTTTTTATTTGAATTAAAGAATTTTTTCACGAAAAAAAATGTTCTCGATTTTGAGAAAACTTCCTATGTCCATCCGAACCAAAGAGGGATTCCAATACCGACAAAGGCAATGGAGAATGGATGTGGAAACTGTAAGGAATGTGAAACCCTTTGTCCAACAAAGGTAATCCAAAGAAAAGGGGATGACCTACTTACAATGGATTATGGAAAGTGCCTACAATGTGGACTTTGTGTAGAAATTTGCCCTGACGGTAAACTTCGTAATTCAGGATTTATATACACTTTCGTTTTACACCGAGAGGAATTTTACATTACTTACAAAAATGGAAAATTGGAAAGACCCAACCAATCTAAATTTACACTCACTGAAAACCAAGAACGATTTCGCCATTTAACACAAAAACGTGGGTTTTTGTATAGAGAAGTTGCAGCAGGTGGAAACAATACAGTCGAATCGGAACTGAATGCCTCCTATAATTCCGTTTTTGATTCCGAACGGGAAGGGATTCGATGTGTTGCGAGTCCCAAACATGCCGACGCCATCGTGTTTTCAGGGCCGGTCAGCGAAAATATGGTAGTTCCATTGCAAACTGCATGGGATGTCATCAGTGAACCCAAAGCATTGATTGCCTGTGGGACTGAAGCTGTCAGTGGTGGACTTTTCCCGCAAGGAAAGTTACCGAAAGAACCAGACCTTTATATTTCAGGAGATCCCCCAAGACCTGATGTCATTTTACAAGCCTTCCGTTTGTTATTAGGAAGATTTTCCTTCCAATTCCAAGAGGCGCTTCACAAATTTTTAGAGAGTGAAAAATAA